The genomic stretch GGTGATCATCCGCGCGCGGCGACGGCGGCGAGGACGGCGTCGAGGCTCGCGGGCTTGAGGAGGTGGGCGTCGAAGCCCGCCTCACGCGACTTGCGGCGGTCGTCGGCCTGCCCGTAGCCCGAGAGCGCGACGATCCTGAGCCGGTCGCCGCCGGGGAGCGCTCGCACCGCGCGCGCGACCTCGTAGCCGTCCATGCCGGGCAGACCGATGTCGCAGAGCACGACGTCGAACTCGCCATCCCGGACGGCCTCGACCGCGTCCGCCCCGAGGGCCACGTGCTGGACGCTGTGCCCGCGGCGGCGGAGCAGCATCACGACCAGCTCGGCCGCGTCTTCGTTGTCCTCCACGACCAGGAAGCGCCAGGGCCCGGCGTCGGTCGGCGTCGGGGCGGGCGACGGGGATGGCGGGGTCGCCGCCTCGCCGGGAGCGACGGGGAGAGTGAGGATGAAGACGCTGCCGCGCCCCACCCCTTCGCTCTCGACAGACAGCGCGCCGCCGTGGAGCTCCGCCACGCGCTGGGCGAGCGCCAGGCCGAGCCCGAGCCCGCCCGACGAGCGAGCGATGCTCTGGGGGGCCTGCTCGAAGGGCTCGAAGATCCGCGCGGTGAGGCTGGGGTCGACCCCGACTCCCGTGTCGCGCACCTCGAGTCGCACCTCCCCGTCGCCCCGCCGCACGCTGACGTCCACGCGGCCGGGCGGGGGCGTGTACTTCAGGGCGTTGGTCACCAGGTTGTCGACGACCTGCGCGAGCCGCACCGCGTCGCCTTCCAGCCAGACGGGCGCGTCGGGGAGACACGCCTCGAAGGTCAGGCCCCGGGACTCGAAGCCGGCGCGGTGATCGCCGACCACCTCACGCACGACGACGCCGAAGTCCACCTTGCCCGGCTCGAGCGTAAGCTTGCCCCGGGAGAGCCGGCCGACGTCCAGGAGGTCGTCGAGCAAGCGGCTCATGTGGGCCAGCTGACGCTCGAGCACGGCGTCCACCTGCGCGATCGCGTCTTCGTCGGCCTCGGCGCCGCGGAGCAACGCGTGCGCGCTCTTCACGACCGCCAGCGGGTTTCGCAGCTCGTGCGCGAGCACGGCGAGGAACTCGTCCTTCTGCGCGTCGGCGCGTCGGAGGGCGTCCTCGGCGAGCTTCCGCTC from Sandaracinaceae bacterium encodes the following:
- a CDS encoding ATP-binding protein is translated as MLFRSVRDEQGRVVDFEWLYTNPAASRVVRRDDADLRGKRLLVEMPGNRESGLFERYVQVVETGEPDQHEFHYSHDGLDDWFSNRSTKVGDGFLVCFQNVTRERRLEREQEAQRQLLHRMFMQAPVAVSVVRPPDFVFELANPRYEEMVGRTGVTGKTLATAFPELPPGEGVFQILETVVRTGEPIVTPELCVPIDRDGDGVPEEAYFMFTSQPIVARDGTVDVVLTVAVEVTERKLAEDALRRADAQKDEFLAVLAHELRNPLAVVKSAHALLRGAEADEDAIAQVDAVLERQLAHMSRLLDDLLDVGRLSRGKLTLEPGKVDFGVVVREVVGDHRAGFESRGLTFEACLPDAPVWLEGDAVRLAQVVDNLVTNALKYTPPPGRVDVSVRRGDGEVRLEVRDTGVGVDPSLTARIFEPFEQAPQSIARSSGGLGLGLALAQRVAELHGGALSVESEGVGRGSVFILTLPVAPGEAATPPSPSPAPTPTDAGPWRFLVVEDNEDAAELVVMLLRRRGHSVQHVALGADAVEAVRDGEFDVVLCDIGLPGMDGYEVARAVRALPGGDRLRIVALSGYGQADDRRKSREAGFDAHLLKPASLDAVLAAVAARG